A genomic window from Prunus persica cultivar Lovell chromosome G2, Prunus_persica_NCBIv2, whole genome shotgun sequence includes:
- the LOC18786259 gene encoding RING-H2 finger protein ATL29: MGEEDQARNNNIIKMLLSLLNLFGIKLHHSSKRGQYQKDNYILDPQPEINPSTQWLVPLPVHCIAESVKNQLPVVQYRDFLKIKTGQPAEAEDDYNNNDHMCIVCMNSMEGSQGVRKLCNCSHAFHKECLDVWIDEGQLTCPLCRSNLLPNSTPKSNHHHHHKEVGEFGEDPWRAERMIYLFGEDELA; encoded by the coding sequence ATGGGAGAGGAGGATCAAGCAAGAAACAATAATATCATCAAAATGTTACTCTCTCTTCTCAATCTATTCGGGATCAAGCTACACCACTCATCCAAACGTGGTCAATATCAAAAGGATAATTATATTCTTGATCCCCAGCCCGAGATCAATCCTTCAACTCAGTGGCTGGTACCATTACCCGTCCACTGCATAGCTGAATCCGTGAAGAACCAACTGCCAGTGGTGCAATACCGGGACTTTCTCAAGATCAAAACAGGCCAACCAGCAGAAGCAGAAGATGACTACAATAACAATGATCATATGTGTATTGTGTGCATGAACAGCATGGAAGGTAGCCAAGGGGTCAGAAAACTCTGCAATTGTTCACATGCTTTTCACAAGGAGTGCTTAGATGTTTGGATCGATGAGGGTCAGCTCACATGTCCTCTCTGTAGATCTAACTTATTGCCTAATTCcactccaaaatcaaatcatcatcatcaccataaGGAGGTGGGAGAATTTGGAGAGGATCCATGGAGGGCCGAGAGGATGATTTACTTGTTTGGTGAGGATGAGCTTGCCTAA